From Ignavibacteriales bacterium, a single genomic window includes:
- the atpF gene encoding F0F1 ATP synthase subunit B, translated as MFDINPGLMVWTVATFVVLLIVLSKFAWKPLLQSLKDREDTIRQALEMAERARADAAELLKQNELNLAKAEDEYQKIIREGKAFAEKLKEEVVAKAHQQAQREIQHAKEEIQRDVDAAKQQLRTEVADLAVLAAGKILDETLDAAKHRKIVDSFLNQLPNS; from the coding sequence ATGTTTGATATCAATCCAGGGTTAATGGTTTGGACGGTTGCCACGTTTGTGGTCCTTCTCATCGTTCTGTCAAAGTTCGCCTGGAAGCCGCTCCTGCAGTCGCTCAAAGATCGTGAAGATACGATCCGTCAGGCGCTCGAGATGGCTGAAAGGGCCCGTGCGGATGCCGCGGAACTCTTGAAGCAGAATGAACTGAATCTTGCGAAAGCCGAAGACGAGTATCAGAAGATCATTCGGGAAGGAAAGGCGTTCGCAGAGAAGCTGAAAGAGGAAGTTGTCGCCAAAGCTCATCAACAGGCACAGCGGGAAATCCAGCATGCGAAGGAGGAGATTCAGCGGGACGTCGATGCTGCCAAGCAGCAATTACGGACCGAGGTCGCCGACCTGGCAGTGCTGGCTGCTGGCAAGATTCTCGATGAGACGTTGGATGCGGCGAAGCACAGGAAGATCGTCGACAGCTTTCTGAATCAACTCCCCAATAGCTAA
- the atpE gene encoding ATP synthase F0 subunit C — MGTFALAYLSAGIGAGLIVIGAAYGIGKLAAATMEATGRQPEVAGQVRTAMIIAAALIEGATFFGLAICIILATLK; from the coding sequence ATGGGAACATTTGCACTAGCGTATCTTTCAGCGGGTATCGGCGCCGGTCTCATCGTTATCGGTGCGGCGTACGGTATCGGCAAACTCGCAGCAGCCACGATGGAAGCCACCGGTCGACAGCCCGAAGTTGCGGGACAAGTTCGGACGGCCATGATTATTGCCGCAGCTTTGATCGAGGGCGCAACGTTTTTTGGCCTGGCGATCTGCATCATTCTTGCCACGTTGAAGTAA
- the atpB gene encoding F0F1 ATP synthase subunit A: MVDPTAAAVDTARHGAVSVVDTALAAVADSAAQHGEGFAFGHLLDHMKNSGELELPWGHVELPHGPSFQIGDLTIDLSMSKHVFFLLVAAVIVAAMAIYAARKNRKSVVPKGVGNLLEVFILFIRDEVAVPNMGPGGLRYLPFLLTLFFFILIMNLLGLIPYGATSTSNISVTGALAFIAFIMIQVAAIRAQGVTHYVAHLTGGVHWALWPIMIPVEILGLFTKPFALCMRLFANMNGGHIVLLALIGLILLFRSAVLAPLPVLFSVGVLMLELFVAFLQAYIFVMLTSLFMGFGMQTEHTEEHAEQSH, from the coding sequence ATGGTAGATCCAACAGCAGCAGCAGTTGATACAGCCCGGCACGGTGCGGTGAGTGTGGTTGATACCGCGTTGGCGGCCGTAGCAGACAGCGCCGCTCAGCACGGTGAGGGTTTTGCGTTCGGACACCTGCTGGACCACATGAAGAACTCGGGGGAGCTTGAGCTTCCGTGGGGTCATGTGGAACTGCCCCATGGTCCTTCGTTCCAGATCGGTGATCTGACGATCGACCTTTCAATGTCGAAACACGTCTTCTTTCTTCTGGTCGCTGCGGTTATTGTTGCAGCCATGGCAATCTATGCAGCCAGAAAGAACCGGAAGAGCGTCGTGCCGAAGGGCGTTGGAAATCTCCTTGAGGTCTTCATTCTGTTCATACGGGATGAAGTGGCGGTGCCCAATATGGGCCCCGGGGGTCTCCGCTATCTTCCCTTCCTGCTGACCCTTTTCTTTTTCATCCTGATCATGAATCTCCTCGGCCTGATCCCGTACGGTGCGACGTCGACATCGAATATCTCGGTCACCGGCGCCTTGGCTTTTATTGCGTTCATCATGATTCAGGTCGCGGCAATACGCGCGCAAGGGGTCACGCACTACGTCGCTCACCTGACAGGCGGCGTTCACTGGGCGCTCTGGCCAATCATGATCCCGGTGGAAATACTCGGCTTGTTCACAAAGCCCTTCGCTCTGTGTATGCGTTTGTTCGCGAACATGAACGGAGGCCATATCGTCTTGCTGGCGCTGATCGGGTTGATCTTGCTCTTTCGGTCGGCAGTTCTGGCTCCGCTCCCCGTGCTCTTCAGCGTGGGGGTTCTCATGCTTGAGCTGTTTGTCGCGTTCCTGCAGGCATACATATTCGTCATGTTGACATCGCTCTTCATGGGCTTTGGCATGCAAACTGAACACACTGAGGAGCATGCTGAGCAGTCTCACTAA
- a CDS encoding AtpZ/AtpI family protein, with protein MTKEPNSAGPRKPEQPTDQTLREVAPYLTMGIQLAAAIVVFFLIGWWLDTRYETSPMFKLIGLGFGAIGGLIKFLKSAVELGKQEKSANAKP; from the coding sequence ATGACGAAGGAACCGAATTCCGCTGGACCCCGCAAGCCTGAGCAACCTACCGACCAGACGCTCCGCGAGGTCGCTCCCTATTTGACAATGGGGATCCAGCTTGCAGCAGCCATCGTGGTGTTCTTCCTGATAGGCTGGTGGCTGGATACCCGGTACGAAACGTCGCCGATGTTCAAATTGATCGGCCTGGGCTTTGGTGCGATCGGCGGATTGATCAAGTTTCTGAAATCTGCAGTGGAACTCGGAAAACAGGAAAAGTCTGCGAACGCGAAACCGTGA